AGCCAATCCCTGTATCAAAAGTAGCAGGAGATACAGTGACTGGTGGTACGGTAAATGGCACCGGAACGCTATTAGTCGAAGCGGTCAATGTTGGAGCAGATTCAGTATTATCTAAAATTGTACAAATGGTTGCTGAAGCCCAGCGTAGCCGCGCGCCTATCCAGCGCTTGGTAGATCAAGTGGCGGGTTGGTTCGTACCTATTGTTATTGTCAGCTCTATCATAACCTTTATTGTCTGGGCGATATTCGGCCCTGAGCCCGCTATGGCCTATGCCTTGGTTAACGCGATTGCGGTACTGATTATTGCTTGTCCTTGTGCCCTTGGTCTAGCGACGCCGATGTCCATTATGGTTGGTACCGGCAAAGGCGCGCAAAACGGAGTCCTCATCAAAAATGCTGAAGCGTTAGAGAGTATGGAAAAAGTCGATACCATTGTCGTCGACAAGACCGGAACACTAACCGCTGGTAAGCCCGAGCTTACCGCAATTGATGCGCAGGTAGGTCAAGATGAAGACGAGTTCCTCGCATTGGTAGCCTCAGTAGAAAGCGCTAGCGAGCATCCTTTAGCAGAAGCTATCGTTAGAGCAGCTCAAGAAAGATCACTCATTATTCCTAAAGCTACTGACTTTAATTCGACTACTGGCGAAGGCGTACAAGCCGTGGTCGATGGTAAGAAAGTCGCTATTGGTAACTCTAAGCTTATGGAAAGCCTAAATAGTTTTGATAATGAGCTGTCCACTAAAGCTGATGTCCGTAGAAAAGACGGTGAAACGGTAATGTTTGTGGCTATAGACGGTAAAGCTGCTGGTATTATTTCAGTTGCTGACCCTATTAAACCAAGCACTAAAGAGGCTATTTCACTGCTTCATGACGCAGGTTTAAAAGTTGTGATGCTAACCGGTGACAACGAAAAAACCGCGCAGGCAGTCGCCAATAAACTAGGTATTGATGAAGTTCATGCGGATGTCTCACCAGAGGATAAAAACCGTATCGTCAAAGAAATGCAAGACAGCGGTAAATTGGTCGCTATGGCGGGTGATGGTATCAACGACGCACCAGCGCTAGCGCAAGCTAATGTTGGTATCGCTATGGGAACCGGTACCGATGTGGCGATGGAGAGTGCGGGCATTACCCTGCTAAAAGGTGATTTAATGGGCATTGCCAAAGCTTATAAGCTTAGCCACGCCACCATGCGCAATATCAGACAGAATCTGTTTTTTGCCTTTATCTACAATGCACTTGGTGTTCCTATTGCCGCAGGTGTGCTCTATCCCATATTTGGGCTTCTGCTCAGTCCGATGATAGCAGCGGCAGCGATGAGCTTGTCGTCATTCTCGGTGATTGCTAACGCGCTGCGATTGCGCCGTTTGAAACTATAATTCTGGTACGGTAAAAAGTGTTCTAAAGCACACTGACACATACTGGTCTAAACAAGATCACAAAATATAAGGATACCGTTATGGGCAGCTTTTCTATTACACATTGGCTGATTTTATTGGTCGTAGTGGTGGTCGTATTTGGTACTGCCAAGCTTAAAAATGCAGGTAAAGATTTAGGCGGTGCGGTGAAGGGTTTTAAAGAAGCGGTCAAAGATGAAGAACCTGAGAATGCTCGCAAAAATCATGTGCTTAGCCATGAAAATAGTACGCCAGCTGCAAGTAATGATTTAAATACGCGTGTAGGTAATCAGGCTGATGATATGGAAATCAGCCCTATTTCCACTGATGACCAGCCTAAAGTATGAAGCGCGCCGCTTATAAATAGCGGCACTAAGTAGTCTATTAATATATGTGACTGTTATGTTTGATATTGGGTTTTCCGAATTACTCTTGTTTGGCGTCATTGCTTTAATCGTATTGGGCCCAGAAAAACTGCCGCAAGCCGCACGTACCGCTGGGCAATGGTATGCCAAACTGCGCCGTACAGTATCCACTCTACAATCTGAAATAGAAGCTGAGCTTGATCTAGCTGAAACACGTCAACAAATGCAAAATGAACTTGCGAAAATCCGTCAGACCGAGTCGGATATGAAGCGCGAATTAGCAGAAATGCGTGGCAGTATGCAAAAGTTTGAGCAGTCACAGAACCAAAGCCTAGACGCTTCACATCAGTCAAACACTCCTCAGCAGCAAAATCATCAGCCAGATACTTCCTCTTCTTCAGCTATAGAGAAGGGGGGATAAATGAGCTTATTTAAGCGCCAAAAAAGTCGCCAAAGAAAGTTAGCAAATACAGATGCTAAGGCGTCAGATGCTACCCATAATGTTGAGACTGATAATGTGCTGAATGCGCTTAGCGACATGCCTATTAC
This sequence is a window from Psychrobacter jeotgali. Protein-coding genes within it:
- a CDS encoding copper-transporting P-type ATPase — its product is MKHIADEKSIKGGQYDKVPENYSGTVYICPMHPEVRDVEKSDCPICGMFLKPEDEVAESNNHEDSHAHCHGANANNSNEVNSVEDDKYDKIPENYSGTVYICPMHPEVRDVEKSDCPICGMFLKPEDEVAKDDSHASCHGKDTDSSGVKSVKGGKYDKVPADYDGTVYTCPMHPEVRDVRNSGCPICGMALEPETLTIGEEDTSELDDMTRRFWICTVLTVPLLIYVMSGMFDLNVVNFSQYGISSKILQWAELVLATPVVLWGAAPFFVRGWQSIKSRNLNMFTLIAIGVGAAYIFSIVATFFPDIFPDSFRDASGQVGVYYEAAAVIVTLVLLGQVLELKARSQTSGAIRALLELAPPTARRVDENGEEVEVSLDEVVTGDKLRVKPGEKLPVDGTVIDGNSSVDESMVTGEPIPVSKVAGDTVTGGTVNGTGTLLVEAVNVGADSVLSKIVQMVAEAQRSRAPIQRLVDQVAGWFVPIVIVSSIITFIVWAIFGPEPAMAYALVNAIAVLIIACPCALGLATPMSIMVGTGKGAQNGVLIKNAEALESMEKVDTIVVDKTGTLTAGKPELTAIDAQVGQDEDEFLALVASVESASEHPLAEAIVRAAQERSLIIPKATDFNSTTGEGVQAVVDGKKVAIGNSKLMESLNSFDNELSTKADVRRKDGETVMFVAIDGKAAGIISVADPIKPSTKEAISLLHDAGLKVVMLTGDNEKTAQAVANKLGIDEVHADVSPEDKNRIVKEMQDSGKLVAMAGDGINDAPALAQANVGIAMGTGTDVAMESAGITLLKGDLMGIAKAYKLSHATMRNIRQNLFFAFIYNALGVPIAAGVLYPIFGLLLSPMIAAAAMSLSSFSVIANALRLRRLKL
- the tatA gene encoding Sec-independent protein translocase subunit TatA, translated to MGSFSITHWLILLVVVVVVFGTAKLKNAGKDLGGAVKGFKEAVKDEEPENARKNHVLSHENSTPAASNDLNTRVGNQADDMEISPISTDDQPKV
- the tatB gene encoding Sec-independent protein translocase protein TatB, with the protein product MFDIGFSELLLFGVIALIVLGPEKLPQAARTAGQWYAKLRRTVSTLQSEIEAELDLAETRQQMQNELAKIRQTESDMKRELAEMRGSMQKFEQSQNQSLDASHQSNTPQQQNHQPDTSSSSAIEKGG